The DNA region TTTGTGGGAATTTCTTGCAACACAATCCGGAGTGAAAGAAGAAATGCGCTGGGCTGATTTGCCAGCTGCTATTCAGAATAAGTTTATCAAAAATATTTGTGCTTATGAATGTAAAGTCAAAGGCAAAACCACTTTTAAAGAAGAGTTTGTTACTGCAGGTGGAATAAAATTGAATGAAGTAGATGCAAATACTATGATGAGTAAAAAAAATCCTAATCTTTTCTTTGCAGGTGAAGTGCTGGATGTGGATGGGATTACTGGTGGTTTTAATTTTCAACATGCATGGACGAGCGGTTGGGTGGCAGCCAGAACTATTGCTGGCATTTCTGATAAAGAGTAATTACAATTCTTTATCAATTTCCTTAATGAGCTTTTCTGGTTTACTTGGCCTTGATGCATCGAAGTTGACGATCACCCCTTTTCTGTTTGCAATAAGATAAGTAGGAATAGCATATTGTCTTTCTTCGGTATACTTTTCCTGGTATTTTATCCAAAAGTTATGAGTATAGAAATTTATAGACATCGAAATGTGTAAACCCTCTAGGTTATTCTTATTTACTAGTTCTTTCCATTCTTTGGAATCATCAAAGCCATAGGGAGATTTTAAATACACAAAAGCGACAGCTTTGTTTTTATAATGTTCTTTGAGTGATTTCATATGTTTGAACTCTTCAAGGCAAGGAATGCATCTTGTTCCCCAAAGGTCAAAATAAACCACTTTGTTTTTTAATTCCGGCAGATTAAGAACTTCCTCCAGGCTGCTGAACTTTGTAGTGTCTTCATAGAAAATAATTTTTGGATTAGCTTCCTGAGAAAAAGATTTCAAGAAAACTGATAGGGAAAAAATAAACAAAAGATATATTTTTTTCATACAGTATAATTTATAACTCAGCCAGAATTTTTTACGTTTCCAAATCTTCTAAGCTGGCTATAAAGACGTAGCCAAAAAGAAATGGTTGGGAAAAGTTAGATTTTATTTTTACTGGATGCGATCTATGGTTTTTTACATAAGGAGTATTTTAATATTTTTTAACTCACACGATTTAGATGATGGGTGGATAGTGATGAATAGAATTTCAGACTTCTAACGGAGCCCTTCGACAGGCCCTGGGTAAACTTGCAAGGGACGCTAAATCAAGGCCTTACAGCTCGTCACCCAATCAAAAATCTCTTAACTCTAAACTCCTCACTCTTAACTAATTGCCCTATCTTTGCCGCCCTCCGGTCCCGATAGCTATCGGGATAAACCCCCGGACATTTATATCATGTTTTTCAAATCATTTTTT from Bacteroidota bacterium includes:
- a CDS encoding TlpA family protein disulfide reductase, whose product is MKKIYLLFIFSLSVFLKSFSQEANPKIIFYEDTTKFSSLEEVLNLPELKNKVVYFDLWGTRCIPCLEEFKHMKSLKEHYKNKAVAFVYLKSPYGFDDSKEWKELVNKNNLEGLHISMSINFYTHNFWIKYQEKYTEERQYAIPTYLIANRKGVIVNFDASRPSKPEKLIKEIDKEL